A window of the Microplitis mediator isolate UGA2020A chromosome 5, iyMicMedi2.1, whole genome shotgun sequence genome harbors these coding sequences:
- the LOC130668521 gene encoding protein argonaute-2-like codes for MGKGKKKGGGGGQGGGEPSQGQGSAQRQEQPQQPRQQQDQSGRAQQGQQQGGRPQQGQQQGGRPQQGQQQGGRPQQGQQQGGRPQQGQQQGGRPQEGQQQGGRPQQGQQQGGRPQQGQQQGGRPQQGQQQGGRQQGQQQGGRQQGQHQGGRSQDGQYQGGRPQQGQQQGGRPQQGGQGAWGQSRPQEQQQQQGGRPQQGGQGAWGQSRPQEQQQQPPPAAAWGQQKQQQQQQQQQLSHPQAPPAQDTAGIAKSMERISVSEQGKGEPGTKADSGHPSRAPSVASSAGGDAASVKSSGSTAEGTPKKESPGGLDKKSLTDKEKNRLMSLIPTRKDPLKAGTKGRRIQVYTNMVQIIFNSKFKVNATHYDVKFDPDKPKFLKRLAFNKLREEKFPKNWPAFDGRVNAYSAGDLPFGKSITHTVQVFDEERQQERPVVVTMEKVNVIDMSWLPRVSPGLREEEKDQTSIQVLDVVLRSAQFTRSIPVGRSFFQQPRSQAFNLSDGMELWVGMFQSAVLGWKPYFNVDVAHKAFPKSISVIEAMKDLCADRRTGPPRDLTPDILAQNLDKITKYLKGLKVVFQLPNKPSTRRTVGVNGLDKPADEAVFTLDNGQQCTVANYFAGSKQYRLQYPRLPCLWVGSRQKHVLLPPELCTIAAGTVTNRKLNDEQTRRMIKEAAKPAPERKKRIEEALHSINFNADPTMQEFGISLNGQLEKVDARVLDPPALQYGDIKNVRVQKGVWRASKFLTAQNIPENSWTILNLSRCHEGCLRDFVRMLQDFGRSNGMEIGNPSTPFAVMPFRNPRDIANLSRTLDGLKKNKMQLVVVVIPAFPADVYARVKQQAELQVGILTQCVKDQTISKCVDRNDRSTAGNILLKINSKLNGINHTFNSDIKPACLRVPAIIFGADVTHPSPDATDIPSIAAVAASQGADVFKYNIEIKLQPARQEIILQLEEIVLDQLNIFKKNTGRRPEKIFYYRDGVSEGQFPQVMHFELQAMRNACRRFGQPDKYEPKITFLVVQKRHHIRLFPADGRNSDDRGGNVQAGTIVDTKITHPSHIDFYLVSHASIQGTARPTKYRCLWDDNDMSEDDIETLTYYLCHMFSRCTRSVSYPAPTYYAHLAAFRARALISGVPIQMNNLEREQRTKLTLKPELVNNNPMFFV; via the exons aTGGGAAAAG gaaaaaaGAAGGGAGGGGGAGGAGGACAAGGTGGTGGTGAACCCAGTCAGGGACAAGGATCAGCACAAAGACAGGAGCAGCCTCAACAACCTAGACAACAACAAGATCAAAGTGGTAGAGCTCAACAAGGTCAGCAGCAAGGAGGTAGACCTCAACAAGGTCAGCAGCAAGGGGGTAGACCTCAACAAGGTCAGCAGCAAGGAGGTAGACCTCAACAAGGTCAGCAGCAAGGGGGTAGACCTCAACAAGGTCAGCAGCAAGGGGGTAGACCTCAAGAAGGTCAGCAGCAAGGGGGTAGACCTCAACAAGGTCAGCAGCAAGGGGGTAGACCTCAACAAGGTCAGCAGCAAGGTGGTAGACCTCAACAAGGTCAGCAACAAGGGGGTAGACAACAAGGTCAGCAACAAGGGGGTAGACAACAAGGTCAGCATCAAGGTGGAAGATCACAAGATGGTCAATACCAAGGAGGAAGACCTCAACAAGGTCAGCAACAAGGCGGTAGACCTCAACAAGGAGGACAAGGCGCATGGGGACAATCTAGACCCCaagaacaacaacaacaacaaggAGGTAGACCTCAACAAGGAGGACAAGGTGCATGGGGACAATCTAGACCCCaagaacaacaacaacaaccacCTCCAGCAGCAGCATGGGGTcaacaaaaacaacaacaacaacaacaacaacagcaattATCTCACCCACAAGCACCTCCAGCACAAGATACTGCCGGAATAGCTAAATCTATGGAACGCATAAGCGTAAGTGAACAAGGAAAAGGTGAACCAGGAACTAAAGCAGACAGTGGCCAT cCATCACGGGCACCTTCAGTTGCTTCGTCAGCAGGCGGAGATGCTGCTTCCGTCAAGTCTAGCGGCAGTACAGCCGAAGGAACTCCTAAA AAAGAATCTCCCGGTGGCTTGGATAAAAAGTCTTTAACAGACAAAGAAAAGAATCGTTTGATGAGTCTCATACCTACCCGTAAAGATCCTCTCAAAGCCGGAACAAAAGGCAGGAGAATTCAAGTCTACACCAATATGGtgcaaattattttcaacagcaaattcaaagtaaatgcTACTCACTACGACGTCAAATTTGATCCCGACAAGCCGAAATTTTTGAAGAGACTTGCGTTCAATAAATTGCGCGAGGAGAAGTTCCCTAAAAATTGGCCGGCATTCGATGGTCGCGTTAACGCCTACTCCGCAGGAGACTTGCCTTTTGGGAAAAGC ATCACCCACACCGTGCAAGTGTTTGACGAAGAACGTCAGCAAGAGCGTCCTGTCGTAGTGACGATGGAAAAAGTGAACGTGATAGACATGTCATGGTTACCAAGAGTGTCTCCAGGACTTAGGGAAGAAGAAAAGGATCAGACTTCGATCCAAGTTCTTGATGTTGTGCTTCGTAGCGCCCAATTTACTCGGTCGATCCCCGTTGGACGTTCATTCTTCCAGCAACCAAGATCCCAAGCTTTCAATTTGAGCGACGGCATGGAGCTCTGGGTCGGAATGTTCCAATCAGCGGTTCTCGGCTGGAAGCCGTACTTCAATGTCGACG TTGCGCACAAAGCCTTCCCTAAATCTATCAGCGTAATTGAGGCAATGAAAGATCTATGCGCTGATCGTCGTACTGGGCCTCCCCGGGATTTGACTCCTGATATTTTGGCCCAAAACTTggataaaataacaaaatatctTAAAGGGTTGAAAGTTGTGTTCCAGTTACCCAACAAGCCCAGTACCAGAAGAACTGTTGGAGTTAACGGGTTAGATAAACCAGCAGATGAGGCAGTATTTACTTTGGACAATGGACAACAATGCACTGTTGCTAATTATTTTGCTGGATCTAAACAATACCGGCTTCAGTATCCAAGATTACCGTGTCTTTGGGTTGGATCACGGCAGAAACACGTTCTACTTCCCCccgaa ttatGCACAATTGCCGCTGGTACGGTTACAAACAGAAAATTAAACGATGAACAGACTCGTAGGATGATTAAAGAAGCAGCTAAACCAGCTCCTGAACGTAAAAAACGAATTGAAGAAGCGCTGCattcaattaatttcaatGCTGATCCAACAATGCAAGAATTTGGTATATCTTTGAATGGTCAACTTGAAAAAGTTGATGCACGTGTGTTAGATCCGCCGGCACTGCAGTATGGTGATATCAAAAATGTTAGAGTTCAAAAAGGTGTTTGGCGAGCttctaaatttttgacagCTCAAAACATCCCGGAAAATTCATggactattttaaatttgtcgcGTTGTCATGAAGGTTGTCTCAGAGATTTTGTCAGGATGCTCCAAGATTTTG gAAGAAGTAATGGAATGGAAATTGGAAATCCAAGCACCCCATTTGCGGTTATGCCGTTCCGAAATCCTCGCGACATCGCCAATCTCTCACGAACATTGGAtggtctgaaaaaaaataaaatgcaacTCGTGGTTGTCGTGATTCCTGCATTCCCTGCGGACGTTTACGCTCGAGTAAAACAACAAGCAGAATTGCAAGTTGGCATACTAACTCAATGTGTCAAAGACCAGACAATAAGTAAGTGCGTCGATCGGAACGACAGATCGACCGCGGGaaatattcttttaaaaataaattccaagTTAAATGGAATAAATCATACGTTCAATTCTGATATAAA aCCTGCGTGCTTAAGAGTACCTGCAATTATTTTCGGTGCTGACGTCACCCACCCGTCGCCTGATGCAACTGACATTCCTTCTATAGCTGCA GTTGCAGCGAGTCAAGGTGCTGATGTATTTAAATACaacattgaaattaaattgcaACCAGCTCGCcaggaaattattttacagcTCGAAGAAATAGTCCTCGATCagttgaatattttcaaaaaaaatactggCAGAAgacctgaaaaaattttctactacCG AGATGGAGTAAGTGAAGGCCAGTTTCCTCAGGTAATGCATTTTGAATTGCAAGCTATGAGGAACGCATGCAGGCGTTTTGGTCAACCGGATAAATACGAACCCAAGATAACTTTCCTGGTCGTTCAAAAACGTCACCATATCCGATTGTTCCCAGCGGACGGTAGGAATTCAGATGATAGAGGTGGAAATGTGCAAGCTGGCACAATCGTCGACACCAAGATTACCCATCCCTCACACATTGACTTCTACCTCGTGTCCCATGCCAGCAttcag ggaACAGCTCGGCCTACTAAATATCGTTGCCTCTGGGATGACAATGACATGTCGGAAGATGATATTGAGACCCTGACTTACTATCTCTGCCACATGTTCTCCCGCTGCACACGTTCTGTGAGCTACCCAGCCCCAACTTACTACGCTCACTTGGCAGCTTTCCGAGCACGAGCATTAATTAGCGG agtTCCTATTCAAATGAACAATCTGGAGAGGGAACAGAGGACTAAACTGACTTTGAAGCCGGAATTAGTCAACAACAACCCCATGTTCTTTGTTTGA
- the LOC130668524 gene encoding uncharacterized protein LOC130668524 gives MNSASKYIRLSTGFNMPLVGIGTYKTTGREKIYNVLDEALGVGYHSIDTAAVYRNEEDIGYALKSLLNKYALERDDIFITTKLAPSDNGNPQRIRKAVEASLKALGTSYIDLYLIHWPGTGGIPEDSIDNIKLRSVTWQTLIDLKSQGFLRSIGVSNYTIKHLQLLLEDCHGESPAVNQVECHPHYRQEKLVEFCNKTGIHVQAYSSLGTSNETTLLSDPIVCRVAEELDVSPARVLLKWALQQGIGIIPKATSKEHIHDNFKLDFTINETQMKALCSLPQRKYAWSPDNVV, from the exons atgaattccgCAAGTAAATACATTCGCTTGTCAACTGGATTTAATATGCCACTTGTTGGAA TCGGGACTTATAAAACAACAgggagagaaaaaatatacaacGTTCTTGATGAAGCACTGGGTGTTGGCTATCATTCCATag ACACAGCAGCAGTTTATAGAAATGAAGAAGATATAGGTTATGCATTAAAAAGtctattgaataaatatgCTCTTGAAAGAGAtgatattttcataactacAAAGCTag cGCCAAGTGACAACGGAAATCCCCAACGAATAAGAAAAGCTGTTGAAGCATCACTCAAAGCATTGGGAACATCCTACATTGATTTGTACTTGATCCACTGGCCTGGAACTGGAGGAATACCTGAAGATTCAATAGACAACATCAAGTTGAGATCAGTCACCTGGCAGACGCTGATTGATCTGAAGTCTCAGGGATTTTTGCGATCTATTGGAGTCTCTAATTACACTATCAAGCACTTGCAGTTGCTGCTAGAAGATTGTCATGGAGAAAGTCCTGCTGTAAATCAA GTCGAGTGTCACCCTCATTACAGACAGGAGAAACTCGTGGAGTTTTGTAACAAAACGGGGATTCATGTCCAAGCGTATTCATCACTAGGAACAAGTAATGAAACGACTTTACTGAGTGATCCTATTGTCTGTAGAGTTGCTGAAGAATTAGACGTATCACCAGCACGTGTGTTGTTAAAGTGGGCACTTCAACAAGGAATtg GAATAATACCCAAGGCGACGTCAAAAGAGCACATTCatgataatttcaaattagatTTTACCATCAATGAGACTCAGATGAAAGCGCTTTGTTCATTACCTCAGAGAAAATATGCCTGGAGCCCAGACAATGttgtctaa
- the LOC130668522 gene encoding tRNA-specific adenosine deaminase 1 has translation MNFQDKIAKLCIDKYKSLKKTGKPRDNEWTVLAGVVLKDEGDNLKIVSLATGTKCLGYKELMNTNLYDMGSRLSDSHAEVLTRRAFIRYLYDQIDQLLSLNKSQIFVINDGSIEFKYGVSFHFYASHTPCGDCSIIPKEKFKMRVADNGIDDVDDDDGNPVPKILKLNDDAKADNGTIVENNSFVDDIHRTGAKIIATEEKQDLYLPGVNYHTTGPLRTKPGRGDRTLSLSCSDKMAKWNFVGIQGALLSLFIPVLKLETIVIGNGCPFSMEAMERGLGKRFTDESTLPKIYQSSLMFMHGKDDYRINPCPSSVIWCSTQKQDTEIAVEGRKQGATKNKKVNYLLVTRKNFLKTFLSLIEKHPNFKSIPRHPKKITYYDCKQWSSNYQKSWSNLRANIMKTWPSKPILLKKFTL, from the exons atgaattttcaagaTAAAATTGCCAAATTATGTATCGATAAGTATaagtctttaaaaaaaaccgggaAACCGCGTGACAATGAATGGACAGTTTTAGCTGGTGTAGTATTGAAAGATGAGggtgataatttaaaaatagtctCATTGGCAACGGGAACAAAATGTCTGGGTTATAAAGAATTGATGAATACTAATTTATATGATATGGGTAGTAGATTAAGTGATTCACATGCAGAAGTACTTACACGACGTGCCTTCATAAGATATTTGTACGATCAAATCGACCAATtactttctttaaataaaagccAAATTTTTGTGATTAATGATGGATCTATTGAGTTTAAATACGGGGTGTCTTTTCATTTTTACGCAAGTCATACTCCTTGTGGTGATTGTTCAATAATTccgaaagaaaaatttaaaatgcgaGTTGCTGATAACGGAATTGATgatgttgatgatgatgatgggaATCCTgtgccaaaaattttaaaattaaacgatGATGCAAAAGCAGACAATGGAACAAttgtagaaaataattcattcgtTGATGACATTCATCGGACTGGTGCTAAAATTATTGCCACGGAAGAAAAACAAGACCTTTATTTACCTGGTGTTAATTATCATACCACGGGGCCGTTGAGAACCAAACCCGGACGTGGAGATCGTACTCTAAGTTTGTCTTGTTCAGATAAAATGgccaa GTGGAACTTTGTCGGCATCCAGGGAGCGCttttgtcattatttattcCGGTATTGAAACTTGAGACTATTGTTATTGGTAATGGATGCCCGTTTTCAATGGAAGCAATGGAACGCGGTTTGGGCAAAAGGTTCACTGATGAATCCACTTTGCCGAAAATTTATCAGAGTTCTTTGATGTTCATGCATGGGAAAGATGATTACAGAATCAATCCTTGTCCATCTAGTGTTATCTGGTGCTCTACACAAAAACA agATACTGAAATCGCAGTCGAAGGACGTAAGCAAGGagcaactaaaaataaaaaagtaaattacttGCTTgtgacaagaaaaaattttttaaaaacttttcttaGTCTTATTGAAAAACACccgaattttaaatcaataccGAGACatccgaaaaaaataacttattatgaTTGCAAACAGTGGTCTAGTAATTACCAAAAATCGTGGAGTAATTTGAGAGCCAATATTATGAAAACATGGCCGTCAAAACCGAtactgcttaaaaaatttacattgtaa
- the LOC130668523 gene encoding RNA 3'-terminal phosphate cyclase-like protein — protein sequence MKNGITYEGCNYLKQRLLLSTLSGKPVKIDNIRATNDDPGVRAHEVNLIRLLDRLTNGSKIDLNETGTSLYYSPGLLVGGELEHDCNLERGIGYYLEAVMILAPFCKNPVNIKLRGITNNTLDPSVDRIKAAGLPVLAKFVIGDCDLDLKVTKRGAAPEGGGEVHFTCPVNRALKPVHLLDSGMVKRIRGVACSLRVSPAIANRMVESAKGVLLKFLPDIYIHTDHCRKGNGGKSPGFGITISAETTTGIFLCGEACSSVMKNNSLPCNPEDIGKEAAMKLLDEIYRNGCVDSVFQRMAILFMALGKKDVSKVLVGPLSQATIQFLRDLKDFFGIVFKLDPARDQEDESTLDQVVLTCTGIGYSNLSRRVL from the exons ATGAAGAACGGAATCACATATGAAGGGTgtaattatttgaaacaaCGGTTGTTGTTATCAACATTGTCTGGGAAACCggtaaaaattgataatatcaGAGCTACCAATGATGATCCGGGAGTGAGAG cACATGAAGTTAATTTGATACGACTGCTGGACCGATTGACCAACGGGTCGAAAATAGATTTAAATGAAACGGGAACGAGTCTTTATTACAGTCCAGGATTGTTGGTCGGAGGTGAATTGGAGCATGACTGCAATCTAGAACGAGGTATTGGATATTATCTTGAAGCTGTCATGATCCTCGCGCCTTTTTGCAAGAATCCTGTCAATATTAAACTGAGAGGAATCACCAATAATACTCTAG ACCCATCGGTTGATAGAATAAAAGCAGCAGGATTACCAGTACTCGCGAAATTCGTGATCGGTGATTGTGATCTTGATTTGAAAGTCACTAAAAGAGGTGCTGCGCCCGAAGGAGGTGGTGAAGTTCATTTCACATGTCCTGTCAATCGCGCTCTGAAGCCTGTCCAC TTGTTGGACAGTGGAATGGTCAAAAGAATTAGAGGAGTAGCTTGCAGTCTGCGGGTATCTCCAGCTATCGCCAACCGCATGGTGGAGTCTGCGAAAGGAGTCTTGTTGAAATTCCTTCCAGATATTTACATTCACACAGATCACTGTCGGAAAGGCAATGGTGGGAAATCTCCTGGTTTTGGGATCACAATCTCTGCTGAAACTACTACTGGAATATTCCTTTGTGGCGAAGCATGCTCGTcagtcatgaaaaataattctttgcCATGTAATCCTGAAGATATTGGCAAAGAAGCTGCCATGAAATTATTAGATGAAATTTACAG GAATGGGTGTGTAGATTCTGTTTTCCAAAGAATGGCGATCCTCTTCATGGCACTCGGTAAAAAAGACGTCTCCAAAGTGCTAGTGGGTCCATTATCCCAAGCAac AATCCAATTTCTACGTGACTTGAAAGACTTCTTCGGGATAGTATTCAAATTAGACCCAGCCAGAGACCAAGAAGACGAAAGTACTCTGGACCAAGTGGTTTTGACTTGCACTGGAATCGGATACAGCAATTTGAGTAGAagagtattataa
- the LOC130668525 gene encoding B-cell receptor-associated protein 31 — MSLQWTLIASFLYAEIFIVLLLVLPVASPKRWQSLFKSRFLQSLSNQASFYFFMLLAILVLFLLDAIREMNKYSKLEHTEHGHLDAEMQGSMRLFRAQRNFYISGFALFLSLVIRRLVLLISTQATLLAQSEAALRQAQSATTTAKSLLSQKGETAQNDSNEAHDKLVTDLKSQVSELSQKNTELENELKREKRDKDALKSQAESLAKEYDRLTGEHAKLVKAEGGDKKSD, encoded by the exons ATGAGTTTACAGTGGACATTGATCGCTTCATTTTTGTATGCCGAGATATTTATAGTGTTGTTGCTGGTATTGCCGGTAGCATCACCAAAAAGATGGCAGTCATTATTTAAGTCAAGATTTTTACAGAGTCTGAGTAATCAAGCTTCGTTTTACTTCTTTATGCTTCTTGCTATTCTAGTATTGTTTTTACTTGACGCTATCAGGGAgatgaataaatattcaaagttaGAACATACTGAACATGGTCACCTAGATGCTGAAATGCaag gaagcATGCGATTATTCCGAGCCCAGAGAAACTTTTACATTTCCGGGTTTGCCCTATTTTTGAGTTTGGTAATACGACGTCTCGTGCTTCTAATTTCTACACAGGCGACTCTTTTAGCACAGAGTGAAGCAGCTCTGCGCCAGGCCCAGTCAGCAACCACTACCGCAAAAAGTCTATTGTCACAAAAAGGCGAGACAGCACAAAATGACAGCAATGAAGCTCACGACAAACTTGTCACTGATTTGAAGTCTCAAGTGTCCGAGTTATCGCAAAAAAATACTGAGCTCGAGAATGAACTCAAGCGAGAGAAAAGAGATAAAGACGCGCTAAAGTCTCAGGCTGAATCTCTCGCCAAAGAGTACGACCGGCTTACTGGAGAACATGCTAAATTAGTTAAAGCTGAGGGCGGggataaaaaaagtgattaa
- the LOC130668526 gene encoding uncharacterized protein LOC130668526: MGSSQSARKLTINNEEGVIQISTDLVERLARNSEKSVTADVAGDVKTAESSRTDNTIHNNVDDHVKSAPKPAPSVAPTPAPILAPVPAPVTPIRSLPTRHESLPNPEYSGQLYPEYTLTAMKVLHQKENELQVLDHYWRQRLQKLHGQYEKINRVFQDEYNRAKEQIANAPGNKNVNIDITVAPCSDKKKKVIQCYQEHPREILKCASVVEEFSSCVDQCRANIIAARC, encoded by the exons ATGGGCTCCAGTCAAAGTGCGCGTAAGCTCACAATCAATAACGAAGAAGGAGTTATCCAGATATCAACAGATTTAGTTGAGCGATTGGCACGAAACAGCGAGAAAAGTGTCACAGCTGATGTTGCCGGTGACGTAAAGACAGCGGAATCATCAAGGACTGACAATACTATTCATAATAATGTTGATGATCACGTAAAGTCTGCTCCTAAACCAGCTCCAAGTGTTGCTCCTACTCCTGCTCCTATTCTTGCTCCAGTTCCAGCTCCAGTGACACCAATACGTAGTCTACCTACACGTCACGAAAGCTTGCCAAATCCTGAATACTCAGGTCAGCTGTATCCCGAGTACACGCTGACGGCCATGAAAGTTTTACATCAAAAAGAAAATGAGCTACAAGTTCTAGATCATTACTGGAGACAGCGTTTGCAAAAACTTCATGGGcagtatgaaaaaattaatagggTTTTCCAGGATGAGTACAATCGTGCCAAGGAACAAATTGCAAATGCTCcag gcaacaaaaatgttaatattgACATAACAGTAGCACCCTGTagtgataaaaagaaaaaggtaATTCAATGCTATCAAGAACATCCGCGTGAGATACTAAAATGTGCGAGTGTAGTTGAAGAATTCAGCAGTTGCGTGGATCAATGTCGGGCTAATATTATTGCTGCGAGATGCTAA